The nucleotide window TGTAGAAGATGAAGATTCTGCAGGGTCACttgtaactagtgatgttgtttgtggttcttcCGTTGTTGAACTATTAttatctgcagtggaagatgaGGTAAAAACGCTGAATGAAGTCCTTCCTGTACTTGTTGCATAAGTATCTGTTTCAGATTTGGTAGTTGTCATCTTTGATGCTGATGTGGAAGTCACGTCTGTTGAAGCAGGAGATTCTCTATTGTCTGTTGATGAAATGGCAGGAGTTTGTGATGAAACAGCTGCggtggaaggagaagaagattCTGATGGTTCATTTGTAACTActgatgttttttgtgttttttctgttgtgGAACCAATAttatctgcagtggaagatgatTGGGCACTGCTGACTGAAGTCACAACTGTACTTTTCGTATCATTTCCTGTTACAGATTTCAtagttgtcatctttgattCAGATGTCATGGTCACATTTGTAGAAGGTGTAGATTCTCTATTGTCTGTTGTTGGAACAGAAGAAGTTTGTGATGAATCCACTGCAGTTGAAGGAGATAAAGATTCTGCCGGATCATTTGTAACTAGTGAGGTTGTTGGTGGATCGTCTGTCGTGGAACCAATATTttctgcagtggaagatgatGGAGAGCTGCTGACTGAAGTCACAACCGTGGTTTTCGTATCAGTTCCTGTTACAGATTTCACAGTTGTCATCTTTGATTCAGATGTCATGGTCACATTTGTAGTAGCAATAGATTCCCTATTGTCTGTTGTTGGAACAGAAGAATTTTGTGATGAATCCACTGCAGTTGAAGAAGATAAAGATTCTGATGGTCcatttgtaactagtgatgttgtttttggtttgtctGTCGTTGAACTAATATTATGTGCAGTGGAAATCGGTGGAGAACTGCTGAATGAAGTCCTTACTGTACTTATTCCATGAGTACCTGTTTCAGAATTCGTAGTTGTCCTCTTTGATGCAGTTGTCATTGTCACATCTGTAGAAGCAGTTGATACTCTATTGTCTCTTGTTGGAACAGAAGACGCTTGTGATGAATCCACTGCAGTTGAAGAAGATAAAGATTCTGCAGGATcatttgtaactagtgatgttgtATGCGGTTCGTCTGTTGTGGAACCAATATTttctgcagtggaagatgatggagaactGCTGACTGATGTCACAGCTGTACTTTTCGTATCAGTTCCTGTTACAGATTTCATAGTTGTCATCTTTGATGCTGATGTGATAGTAACGGCTGTAGAAGCAGTTGATTCTCTACCGTCTGTTGTTAAAATGGTAGGAGTTTGTGATGAATCCACTGCAGTTGAAGAAGATAAAGATTCTGATGGTCcatttgtaactagtgatgCTGTTTGTGGTTCTTCCATTGTTGAACTATTAttatctgcagtggaagatgaGGTAGAACCGCTGAATGAAGTCCTTGCTGTACTTTTCGTATCAGTTCCTGTTACAGATTTCATAGTTGTCATCTTTGATGCTGATGTGATAGTCACGTCTGTAGAAGCAGTAGATTCTCTACTGTCTGTTGTTAAAATAGTAGGAGTTTGTGAAGAATCAAGTGAAGTTGTAGAAGATGAAGATTCTGCAGGGTCACttgtaactagtgatgttgtttgtggttcttcCGTTGTTGAACTATTAttatctgcagtggaagatgaGGTAAAAACGCTGAATGAAGTCCTTCCTGTACTTGTTGCATAAGTATCTGTTTCAGATTTGGTAGTTGTCATCTTTGATGCTGATGTGGAAGTCACGTCTGTTGAAGCAGGAGATTCTCTATTGTCTGTTGATGAAATGGCAGGAGTTTGTGATGAAACAGCTGCggtggaaggagaagaagattCTGATGGTTCATTTGTAACTActgatgttttttgtgttttttctgttgtgGAACCAATAttatctgcagtggaagatgatTGGGCACTGCTGACTGAAGTCACAACTGTACTTTTCGTATCATTTCCTGTTACAGATTTCAtagttgtcatctttgattCAGATGTCATGGTCACATTTGTAGAAGGTGTAGATTCTCTATTGTCTGTTGTTGGAACAGAAGAAGTTTGTGATGAATCCACTGCAGTTGAAGGAGATAAAGATTCTGCCGGATCATTTGTAACTAGTGAGGTTGTTGGTGGATCGTCTGTCGTGGAACCAATATTttctgcagtggaagatgatGGAGAGCTGCTGACTGAAGTCACAACTGTACTTTTTATATCAGTTCCTGTTACAGATTTCATAGTTGTGATCTTTGATTCAGATGTCATGGTCACATTTGTAGAAGTAGTAGATTCTCTATTGTCTGTCGTTGGAACAGAAGACATTTGTGATGAATCTACTGTAGTTGAAGGAGATAACGATTCTGCAGGTTcatttgtaactagtgatgttgtttgtggttcttcGGTTGTTGAACTATTAttatctgcagtggaagatgaGGTAGAAACGCTGAATGAAGTCCTTCCTGTACTTGTTGCATAAGTACCTGTTTGAGATTTGGTAGTTGTCATTTTTGATGCTGATGTGATAGTCACGTCTGTTGAAGCAGGAGATTCTCTATTGTCTGTTGTTGAAATGGCAGGAGTTTGTGATGAAACAGCTGCTGTGGAAGGAGATGAAGATTCCGCTGGTTTatttgtaactagtgatgttttttgtgtttcttctgtTGTGGAACCAATAttatctgcagtggaagatgatTGAGCACTGCTGACTGAAGACACAACTGTACTTTTCGTATCAGTTCCTGTTACAGATTTCAtagttgtcatctttgattCAGATGTCATGGTCACATTTGTAGTAGCAGTAGATTCTCTATTATCTGTTGTTGGAACAGAAGAAGTTTGTGATGAATCCACTGCAGTTGAAGAAGATAAAGATTCTGCCGGATcatttgtaactagtgatgttgtttgtggttcATCTGTCATGGAACTATTCTTttctgcagtggaagatgatggagaactGCTGACTGAAGTCACAAATGTACTTTTCATATCAGTTCCAGTTACAGATCTCAtagttgtcatctttgattCAGATGTCATGGTCACATTTGTAGAAGCAGTAGATTCTCTATTATCTGTTGTTGGAACAGAAGAAGTTTGTGATGAATCCACTGCAGTTGAAGAAGATAAAGATTCTGATGGCCCATTTGTAACTATTGATGTTGTTTGTGCTTTGTCTGTCGTGGAACTAATATTATCTGCAGTGGAAATCGGTGGAGAACTGCTGAATGAAGTCCTTGCTGTACTTGTTCCATGAGTACCTGTTTCAGAATTCGTAGTTGTCCTCTTTGATGCTCTTGTCATTGTCACATCTGTAGAAGCATTAGATACTCTATTGTCTGTTGTTGGAACAGAAGACGCTTGTGATGAATCCACTGCAGTTGAGGAAGATAAAGATTCTGCATGATcatttgtaactagtgatgttgtATGTGGTTCGTCTGTTGTGGAACCAATATTttctgcagtggaagatgatggagaactGCTGACTGATGTCACAACTGTACTTTTCGTATCAGTTCCTGTTACAGATTTCATAGTTGTCATCTTTGATGCTGATGTGATAGTAAGGTCTGCAGAAGCAGTTGATTCTCTACTGTCTGTTGTTAAAATGGTAGGAGTTTGTGATGAATCAAGTGAAGTTGTAGAAGATGAAGATTCTGCAGGTTCACttgtaactagtgatgttgtttgtggttcttcCGTTGTTGAACTATTATTATCTGCAGTGGACGATGAGGTAGAAACGCTGAATGAAGTCCGTCCTGTACTTGTTGCATGAGTACCTGTTTCCGATTTGGTAGTTGTCATCTTTGATGCTGTTGTCATTGTCACATCTGTAGAAGCAGTAGATAATCTATTGTCTGATGTTGGAACGGAAGAAGTTTGTGATGGATCCACCGCAGTTGAAGAAGATAAAGATTCTGCAGGATcatttgtaactagtgatgttgtttgtggttcGTCTGTCGTGGAACCAATATTttctgcagtggaagatgatggagaactGCTGACTGAAGTCCTTGCTGTACTTGTTCCATGAGTACCTGTTTCAGAATTCATAGTTGTCCTCTTTGATGCTGTTGTCACAATCACATCTGTAGAAGTATTAGATACTCTATTGTCTGTTGTTGGAACAGAAGACACTTGTGATGAATCCACTGCAGTTGAAGAAGATAAAGATTCTGCAGGATCATTTGTAACTTGTGATGTTGTATGTGGTTCGTCTGTCGTGGAACCAATATTttctgcagtggaagatgatTGAGCACTGCTGACTGAAGACACAACTGTACTTTTCGTATCAGTTCCTGTTACAGATTTCAtagttgtcatctttgattCAGATGTCGTGGTCACATTTGTAGTAGCAATAGATTCCCTATTGTCTGTTGTTGGAACAGAAGAATTTTGTGATGAATCAACTGCAGTTGAAGAAGATAAAGATTCTGATGGTCcatttgtaactagtgatgttgtttgtggtttgtCTGTCGTTGAACTAATATTATCTGCAGTGGAAATCGGTGGAGAACTGCTGAATGAAGTCCTTGCTGTACTTTTTCCATGAGTACCTGTTTCAGAATTCGTAGTTGTCCTCTTTGATTCAGATGTCATGCTCACATTTGTAGAAGCAGTAGATTCTCTATTGTCTGTTGTCGGAACAGAATAAGCTTGTGATGAATCCACTGCAGTTGGAGAAGATAAAGATTCTGCCGGATcatttgtaactagtgatgttgtttgtggttcGTCCATCGTGGAACCAATATTttctgcagtggaagatgatggagaactGCTGACTGAAGTCACAAATGTACTGTTCGTATCAGTTCCTGTTACAGATTTCATAGTTGTCATCTTCGATTCAGATGTCATCGTCACATTTGTAGAAGCAGTAGATACTATATTGTCTGTTGTTGGAACAGAAGAAGTTTGTGATGAATCCACTGCAGTTGAAGAAGATAAAGATTCTGATGGTCcatttgtaactagtga belongs to Gadus morhua chromosome 13, gadMor3.0, whole genome shotgun sequence and includes:
- the LOC115557158 gene encoding uncharacterized protein LOC115557158 produces the protein MTTTKSETGTHATSTGRTSFSVSTSSSTADNNSSTTEEPQTTSLVTSEPAESSSSTTSLDSSQTPTILTTDSRESTASADLTITSASKMTTMKSVTGTDTKSTVVTSVSSSPSSSTAENIGSTTDEPHTTSLVTNDHAESLSSSTAVDSSQASSVPTTDNRVSNASTDVTMTRASKRTTTNSETGTHGTSTARTSFSSSPPISTADNISSTTDKAQTTSIVTNGPSESLSSSTAVDSSQTSSVPTTDNRESTASTNVTMTSESKMTTMRSVTGTDMKRTDTKTTVVTSVSSSPSSSTAENIGSTTDDPPTTSLVTNDPAESLSPSTAVDSSQTSSVPTTDNRESTPSTNVTMTSESKMTTMKSVTGNDTKSTVVTSVSSAQSSSTADNIGSTTEKTQKTSVVTNEPSESSSPSTAAVSSQTPAISSTDNRESPASTDVTSTSASKMTTTKSETDTYATSTGRTSFSVFTSSSTADNNSSTTEEPQTTSLVTSDPAESSSSTTSLDSSQTPTILTTDSRESTASTDVTITSASKMTTMKSVTGTDTKSTARTSFSGSTSSSTWIHHKRLLFQQETIEYQLLLQM